The genomic interval ttccccctccccctccccctccccctctctctctctcctcttctggtGTGTTAATATCTGAAATGTTTTGACATCGTCAGCAGCAGAACGGACACGTGGTCGTGGGTCAAGTAACAACGTGCAACAACAACTGGATCAACAACGGTGCACGAGCAGCATATCGTAGTCGTGGATTCCTCAGGTGTGTGCTGGTCCATCCCGGTCTACATCCACGTCGCTCCGGACCGGGTGCAGGGACTAGACCTGGTCTTTATTGCTCTAGTCcccggtaaacacaagacagtAAAGTAATACTGCGTGGGTCATCCACACTTTGTGTTACTTTAACTCATGCAGTGGGCCCTGAACCAGACCCTGAACCTGAACCCTCAGGACTTCACTGACCCCACCTGGGAGATGGTTGAATTGTGTCTCTTTATGTTACAGTCCCTGATTGGGTCGTCTCCCAGGCTCCTCACAAGATGAGAGGTCAGataatctatttatatatagagattTCTCTgattaccttcgcaaaatacttttgcggaggtaatgttttgatcgctgtgtatttatttgtaaatatgtctgtttgttattcgcataactcaaaaagtattaaaccgaatcgcatgatatttggtgggatgattggctgttatccggggaccatttgattagattttgggagcgatcgggtcaaaggtcaaaatcataaaaatgtcaaaatcatctttttaccatagcgtttttaatttgtgtctaatttgcatgatactaatgccaaaatgttcagaacttaATGCCCAATCGTGTGATATCCACCACGACACAATGCCGTCATTACCCTTGTTAGCGaaatgggggtcaaaggtcagggactcaCGATACATCAATGGTTTTCTTTCGAAATgaataaatcaaggctgatgttcatacataattcttttgtgatgtttaccacaatatctggtatcaagttacatcaatttactgttccccacactctcatgccaagtaccaaaaagtggctgcggcgaaggtatgcgctctaccgagtgcccgttctagtttcatgtgtttttatgttccatctttaacgGCCATGCGCCCCCCTCACTGTGTTTAACGTGACgctgctatgaattgtgggtaattctcTGGGGCAAGGGCTGCTCACATTAAGGGCTCAACATGTCTGCGATCGAGACCATGAGACCACGTAACCACGTGACCACGTAACCATGAGACCACAAGACCATGAGACCACAAGACCATGAGATCACGAGACCACGTAACCATGAGACCACGTAACCATGAGATCACGAGACCACGTAACCATGAGACCACAAGACCATGAGATCACGAGACCACGTAACCATGAGACCACGTAACCATGAGATCACGAGACCACGTAACCATGAGACCACAAGACCATGAGATCACGAGACCACGTAACCATGAGACCACGTAACCATGAGATCACGAGACCACGTAACCATGAGACCACGTAACCATGAGACCACAAGACCATGAGATCACGAGACCACGTAACCATGAGACCACGTAACCATGAGATCACGAGACCACATAACCATGAGACCACAAGACCATGAGATCACGAGACCACGTAACCATGAGACCACGTAACCATGAGATCACGAGACCACGTAACCATGAGACCACGTAACCATGAGACCACGTAACCATGAGACCACAAGACCATGAGATCACGAGACCACGTAACCATGAGACCACGTAACCATGAGACCACAAGACCACGTAACCGTGAGACCACGTAACCATGAGACCACAAGACCATGAGATCACGAGACCACGTAACCATGAGACCACATAACCATGAGACCACGTAACCATGAGACCACAAGACCACGTAACCGTGAGACCACGTAACCATGAGACCACAAGACCACGTAACCATGAGACCACGTAACCATGAGACCACGTAACCatgagaccacgagaccacgtaACCGTGAGACCACGTAACCatgagaccacgagaccacgtaACCGTGAGACCACGTAACCatgagaccacgagaccacgtaACCGTGAGACCACGTAACCATGAGATCACGAGACCACGTAACCACGTGACCACGTTTTGATTAATAGATGATCCTTTGTTTTTGAAACATCtctaaataataatgcatttttattttacgtAAATGCCCACTTTCATGCATATTTTATACACCACCTGTACTTTATGGTAACTTTAGGACGCTTTACAAAGTATAAAACATTATACAATCTCCATGACAAGTGGACACAATcatgttcaagtgtgtgtgtgtgtgtgtgtgtgtgtgtgtggctatgcCAGCTGTATGTGTGGGGCCTGACTGAGGAACTCTGCGTTGGCCTTGGGGTGAGGACCAGACTCCCCCGCGGTGTGTAAGAGGTCTGAGGGGCCGCCGTCGGGTCCCGGGGACAGGAAGTTGAAATGTTCTCCCTCCGGCTCCAGCTGGCACTCGCTGATGAAGAGTTCTGTCCCGTCCCAGTTGCTGAGGTCTCCGTGGTTGGTCGAAGGCGGGCTGAGGCTGTGCACGGAGAGGGCTTTCCCGAGGCCGCCCCCCCAGTCCGAAGGCGTCTCGTCCGGGCTggacgagagcagcagcagggggttGACCTCCAGGCTCATGTGCCTCCTCCAGACCCCCTCGGGTAACAAGCCGGTCTTCTCCTGCAGCGGCGCCCCTCTCTGGGCGGGGCCCGCCTCGCCGTCCCCTTCCTGGTCGGCGTCCAGACCGGATCCCGCGACAACAGAGGGGCCCGGGCTCCCCTCGTCCTTCACGTCACCCGGGACGGGCTCGGCGGAGCACCGGAGGTGGGAGGGGTGCACGGCGGGGGGCAGCCGGAGGGTGAACCCCCCGTCCGTCGAGGGCAGCGGCAGGTCGGGGAACTGCGCTCTTTTGGAGGTACCGTTGGGGGTCACCAAGGTCGGGTAGGGGCTCTCGGGGGGCAGCAGGGGGGACGGGGAGTGCGAGGCCGTGGACGGGGGGTAGGACGGAGGGGCGGAGTCCGGGACGCAGTCGTCGGCGGGCGCCAGGATGAGGCGCAGGCCTCGGTGGTTGGCGCTCAGAGAGCGGCGAATGCCCCCGTCTCCCGCCGGTTCCCCTCCCTGGGGGGACGGGGGGTCCCTGCCGGTGACGGAGGTCTGGTAGTCAGAGTGGcggtgctgctggtggtggtccAGCTCGAACAGGGGCAGGGAGGACAGGGTGAGCGCCGCCGGGCCTTTCTGGAGCACCTGGCGGTAAACGTCCAGCAGAGAGTCCAGCTTTGATTCGATGGACGtcacctgagagacggagacaaGGACACTTCATAGACCACCGGGGACAGACCCCCCACAGGGTGGTCTCCGCCAGCAGGAAACCACAAGAGCTTGTGTAAAGCTCACCTTtaaaccttgttatttatttgtagacCTGCTCCACATATTTAAAGTGAAGCGTCCTGAACTCACCTGTCGCTCCACTTTGCACACCCGGCCCAGCATGCTGACGCCCTCCAGAGAGTCTCCATCCGGGTGCAGCTTGTCCCTCATCTTCTTGTCCACGGGGATCTGGCCTTTCCCCAGAATCTGAtccaccctgacacacacacacacacacacacacacacacacacacacacacacacacacactggtgttaatacatttgaaaataatgaTCTTGAAATTTAAGTAGGCGCCCAAAGCTTCATCTCAGGTTCTTCCAAGCGAGGAAAACAAACCTAAAGGGttagtaaaacacacacacacacacacacacgcacacacacacacacatgcacacacacacacacacgcacgcacacacacacacacacacacacgcacacacacacacacacacacacacacacacacacgcacacacacacacactctctcactctcccacacacacacacacacacacacacactctctcacacacattcactctctcacacacactcacactcacacacacacacacacactctctcacacacattcactctctcacacacactcacactcacacacacacacacacgctctcactctctctcacacacacacacacacacacacactctctcacacacattcactctctcacacacacacacacacactcactttgtTTGTCAGAGGAGCGTTAAAGCAAGCGGGggatgtcctgtctgtctgcgtgggtcacggtcagacagacaggctctttctcctcaccacagggggggcgggggcacTAACGGGGGTTCTACTGAGGGGGTCACCATTAGGGGGCACTAACGGGGGTTCTACTGAGGGGGTCACCATTAGGGGGCACTAACCGGGGTTCTACTGAGGGGGTCACCATTAGGGGGCACTAACGGGGGTTCTACTGAGGGGGTCACCATTAGGGGGCACTAACCGGGGTTCTACTGAGGGAGTCACCATTAGGGGGCACTAACCGGGGTTCTACTGAGGGGGTCACCATTAGGGGGCACTAACCGGGGTCACCATTAGGGGGCACTAACCGGGGTCACCATTAGGGGGCACTAACGGGGGTTCTACTGAGGGGGTCACCATTAGGGGGCACTAACCGGGGTTCTACTGAGGGAGTCACCATTAGGGGGCACTAACCGGGGTTCTACTGAGGGGGTCACCATTAGGGGGCACTAACCGGGGTCACCATTAGGGGGCACTAACGGGGGTTCTACTGAGGGGGTCACCATTAGGGGGCACTAACGGGGGTTCTACTGAGGGGGTCACCATTAGGGGGCACTAACGGGGGTTCTACTGAGGGGGTCACCATTAGGGGGCACTAACCGGGGTTCTACTGAGGGGGTCACCATTAGGGGGCACTAACGGGGGTTCTACTGAGGGGGTCACCATTAGGGGGCACTAACGGGGGTTCTACTGAGGGAGTCACCATTAGGGGGCACTAACCGGGGTTCTACTGAGGGGGTCACCATTAGGGGGCACTAACCGGGGTCACCATTAGGGGGCACTAACCGGGGTCACCATTAGGGGGCACTAACGGGGGTTCTACTGAGGGGGTCACCATTAGGGGGCACTAACGGGGGATCTACTGAGGGAGTTACCATTAGGGGGCACTAACGGGGGTTCTACTGAGGGGGTCACCATTAGGGGGCACTAACGGGGGTTCTACTGAGGGGGTCACCAGTAGGGGGCACTAACCGGGGTCACCATTAGGGGGCACTAACGGGGGTTCTACTGAGGGAGTCACCATTAGGGGGCACTAACCGGGGTCACCATTAGGGGGCACTAACGGGGGTTCTACTGAGGGAGTCACCATTAGGGGGCACTAACAGGGGTTCTACTGAGGGGGTCACCATTAGGGGGCACTAACCGGGGTCACCATTAGGGGGCACTAACGGGGGCTCTACTGAGGGAGTCACCATTAGGGGGCACTAACCGGGGTCACCATTAGGGGGCACTAACGGGGGTTCTACTGAGGGAGTCACCATTAGGGGGCACTAACCGGGGTTCTACTGAGGGGGTCACCATTAGGGGGCACTAACCGGGGTCACCATTAGGGGGCACTAACGGGGGTTCTACTGAGGGAGTCACCATTAGGGGGCACTAACCGGGGTCACCATTAGGGGGCACTAACCGGGGTCACCATTAGGGGGCACTAACGGGAGTTCTACTGAGGGGGTCACCATTAGGGGGCACTAACCGGGGTTCTACTGAGGGGGTCACCATTAGGGGGCACTAACGGGGGTTCTACTGAGGGGGTCACCATTAGGGGGCACTAACGGGGGTTCTACAGCGGGGGTCACCATTAGGGGGCACTAACGGGGGTTCTACTGCGGGGGTCACCATTAGAGGGCACTAACGGGGGTTCTACTGAGGGAGTCACCATTAGGGGGCACTAACGGGGGTTCTACGGGGGAACACTGAGAACCAAGTGAAACATGAAGTGACCCCGAGGCAGGGAGCTTCTTCCTGCTGTGATAACAGTGCAGCGCGGGAGAGGACATGTTCCTGGGTCGGCTACTCAGGCTGGAACCAGAACCCGCTGCACCGGCCGGTCTGGAGACAGGAGAAAGACCGGGTCAGGTACGCCCCCCCATGACCCccatcacatacacacacgcacacacacacactaacggcCTCATGCGGTCTGACGGCGGTCCTGAACTCTGTGCCTTTAAAGGTCTGAAATCTTCTtcctcaaaatatatttttaaatattttggttTAGCAATCAATTAATCGAATATATTAAAATTATCTGGTATCGCTGTAAAGAGCGTGTCCAATCCCAACAGCTGAGAGCTGGGACGGCGGCCATGTTGGTTGTTTACGTCTTCGGTCGGAGGAAGAAGCGTCTTTATCAACTTTTGCAGCTAACAACGCTTCTTTCATTCAAGTTATTTATGATGCAGAAGCACTACAAACTAAACACCCGTTAAGGTCGTGCACGTGCAAAAGCCccgatccacacacacacacacaccacacacacacgcacacacacacacacacacacacactccaaagcTTCTGAACTTGGTTGTGAAGCTGCAAAATGAAACGGGGCCGAAGcgaagctgttttttttaattgaatgatgAATTGTCAGATTCCTCATTCAGGGGGTTCAGATTCTGGATCGGATCTTTCACATGAAATCTAAAGGTCTTGTCTAGAGCAGGGTTAGATGATGGACGAGGTCCTCAAGGAGCCCCAAAGCCGGTTCCTCACAGTTCTGAAACTGTTTCCATAATCCATCTCTGGAGCTCCTCGGCGGCCTCTTCTCACAGATCTGGGTCAAGCAGCCACTTTGCGGAGGTTTTTGTGCTCAAAGTAGACCATAATAAATACCAGGGCCGGAGTCAAGACCAAGTCCAAGATCTGGTCCGGTGGAGTCCGGTTCCAGGTCACAACAGGAAATCGTGTGTTTCCAACGCTAGAGTTTAATAACGAGAACTACGAGGACGTTAATAACTGATCCCAAATCAGCCCGAGACAAAGACGGGACTTCAGAACCAGAACCGTGTTGCAGTCCACAtccacggtgacctttgacccccaaaTGATAATAATCACTTCCTCCTCGAGCCCAGGTGGAGGGACAGAGCGGAGCCTTAGGAAGTGGACTCCAGACCGGACCTTGAGACCCAGAACCagtaaaactaaactaaaaacctTCTGTGAGCACTGAATTTAGAGGCTGAACACGTGTGAGTGCTGCTTGACTCAGGTGTGACATCATCAAGGTGTTGGTtatgttgggggtgggggggtgtgggggtgtgggggggttgtgtgtgtgtggggggggggggggctctgacCCCGGTGCATGCTGGTTCCTCCGGGCCTGGCTGTAATAtaaatgcagagaaggagaggaaacagtcTTGGAGCGGCTGCTGAAAGACCTCGGAGGAGGACCCACTACAGAGTCTAGTCTGGgggagagaggacacacacacacacacacacacacacacacaggacacacacatacacacaggacaaacacacacacacagacacacacacatacacacaggacaaacacacacacacagacacacacacatacacacaggacaaacacacacacacacacacacacacacacacacacatacacacacacaggacacacaggacacacacagacacacacacacagacacagacacacacacacacacacacacagacacacacagggggagaaAGACATGTCTGGAGGTGAGGTCAAGGTGAAAGTCCATTTAAAGCTCTTTTTAAGGACTCAACAATAAGTACACAACCTAAGCACGTCTTAtttaataacacaataaagacACCGCCGTGTCACAAACTATACAACTTCATTTCATCCTCTAAACATGGCTGTGCACAGAATATGGATTTATTGTATTGCGTAAAGAAGAATGAGCAGATATCCATCAGTGAACATGAAGAGCAGAAGATAAACATCGGCCAGCTGATgattaaacaacaacaccagcgtgtgattgacaggtgtgtgtgtgtgattgacaggtgagtCCTGACCTCGTCTGGAGGCTCTTGATGCGACAGAGCATGTCCAGGTGTCCTGCAGAGTACTGCTCGATGACGTCCTTCACGTCGTACGGCCGCAGAGTCTCCTTGAACTTCTTTTTAGCCACGTGGAACTTCATGATCCtgcaagcgcacacacacacacacacagacacacacacacacacacacacacacagaagaggcAGAAGACGGAGAGGCTGAAGTTAGAGGAAATGGGGGTGTCATTGCTCCAAGTGGCCACCgggtggcagcagcagcgtgaGGACGGAGCCTCGTTGAGTGACAATGAAAACATTGTTAGAGTCTCAGTTCCCTAGAGGACCATCTGAAGGGAAACCGAGGTTCCCGGGTTCTCCTGTGTGAGATCTTCTACCAGGAGAACCGCCCGCTGGATGATCATATTGATACCGGTAAGGAGATCCTGTTTCCAGTCTAAATGGAAACAACGGTGACAGATGAGTCTGTAATAACAGGGAGGGGAGTCCGGCCCGCCAACCCGACACCCTGGGAAAGCCCGGCTGGTACCCACCCAGTCGGCCTCTTCATATTGATGgacggggggcggggggggggggtctctgcAAGTTATATCTTTTTACACACATGTTCTTtatcatgaatacatttaaacttGATTTGATTTTTCTCAAATGTGGAGCCCAAAAAGATTCCACTGGAAATGATTACGTACCTGTTTGTGTCAGGTGACCTCGAGACTAGAAGAAACCACCACAGGTAACTCCAGTGTGGCTacatattatatactgtattcatggagataaatataaacacatgtatCTTAGTAACGGACGCTTCAGTGTGTCGCTCAAAGCGGGcggatgcatgtgtgtggaggaCATTATGTAAAGTTAAGATGCTAAATATTATCATGgaaacttcacacacacacacacacacacacacacacacacacacacacacacacacacataacccgCCTCGCCCTCTAACCCAGCAGGGGGTCGTAtagattatataaataaatagaggaatcagcttcaaataaaacaaaaccgcTCTGCTGGAGGGAATCGAACGCGTGTGAAATCGTGCACGTTTGTTTTCATCCAGAAGAGGAACCCCATGTTGTTGTGacagagaacagacaacagagaacagagaacagacaacagagaacagagaacagagaacagagaacagaggacagagaacagagaacagagaacagaggacagagaacagagaacagagaacagacaacagagaacagagaacagagaacagagaacagaggacagagaacagagaacagacaacagagaacagagaacagagaacagagaacagagaacagagaacagagaacagaggacagagaacagaggacagagaacagagaacagagaacagacaacagagaacagagaacagagaacagagaacagaggacagagaacagagaacagaggacagagaacagagaacagagaacagacaacagagaacagagaacagagaacagagaacagacaacagagaacagagaacagagaacagagaacagagaacagaggacagagaacagagaacagaggacagagaacagagaacagaggacagagaacagagaacagaggacagagaacagaggacagagaacagagaacagacaacagagaacagacaacagAGAACAGACCTCCAACAGCTCGTCTCGTTACATTGTGGCAACGCATGTTTCTGCTGGCTGGTcgcatccattcattcatccatccattcatccatccatccatccattcatcatctatccattcattcattcatccatccatccattcatccattaatctatccatccatccatccatccattcatcatctatccattcattcatgcattcatccattcatccatctatccattcattcatcaatTCATCtatcatccattcattcattcatccattcatcatctattcattcattcatgcattcatctattcattcatccattcatcacctattcattcattcatccattcatctatccatccattcatccaccatctatccattcattcattcatccatccattcatccatctatccattcattcatcaatTCATCtatcatccattcattcatttatccattcatctatccatccatccatccattcattcatcatctatccattcattcatgcattcatctattcattcattcattcatctatctatccatccattcatcatctatgcattcattcatgcattcatctattcattcatccattcattcaccCATCTatacattcattcatccattcatctatccatccatccattcatcacctatccattcattcatccatctatccatccatccattcatcacctatccattcattcatccatctatccatccatccatccattcatcacctatccattcattcatccatctatccatccatccattcatcacctatccattcattcatccatctatccatccatccatccattcatccatctatccattcatccacccattcatccatctatacattcattcatccattcatatatccatccatccattcattcatcacctatccattcattcatcaattcattatttcattaattCATCTATTCAGTAATTCAttatgtgtgtatgatgtgtgtgatgtgtgtgtgatgtatgtgtgtgtgtatgatgtgtgtgtgatgtgtgtgtttgtgtgtgatgtgtatgtgtgtgtgtgtgtgtgtgtgtgcgtgtgtgtgatgtatgatgtgtatgtgtgtgtgtgtgtgtgtgtgtgtgcgtgcgtgtgatgtatgatgtgtatgtgtgtgtgtgtgtgtgtgtgtgtgtgtgtgcgtgtgtgtgatgtatgatgtgtgtgtgatgtgtgtgtgtgtgatgtatgatgtgtgtgtgcgtgtgtgtgtgtgtgtgtgtgatgtatgatgtgtatgtgtgtgtgtgtgtgtgtgtgtgtgtgcgtgtgtgtgatgtatgatgtgtgtgtgatgtgtgtgtgtgatgtatgatgtgtgtgtgtgtgtgtgtgtgtgtgtgtgtgcgtgtgtgtgatgtatgatgtgtgtgtgatgtgtgtgtgtgatgtatgatgtgtgtgtgcgtgtgtgtgtgtatgatgtgtgtgtgatgtatgtgtgtgtgtgtatgatgtgtgtgtgtgtgtgtgtgtgtgtgtgtgcgtgtgtgtgatgtatgatgtgtgtgtgatgtgtgtgtgtgatgtatgatgtgtgtgtgcgtgtgtgtgtgtatgatgtgtgtgtgatgtatgtgtgtgtgtgtatgatgtgtgtgtgtgtgtgtgtgtgtgtgtgtgcgtgtgtgtgatgtatgatgtgtgtgtgatgtgtgtgtgtgatgtatgatgtgtgtgtgatgtgtgtgtgtgatgtatggtgtgtgtgtgatgtatgtgtgtgtgtgtatgatgtgtgtgtgtgtgtgtgtgtgtgtgtgtgtgcgtgtgtgtgatgtatgatgtgtgtgtgatgtgtgtgtgtgatgtatggtgtgtgtgtgtgtgtgtgtatgatgtgtgtgtgaagcgcGCCTCACCTGACGGCTCTGATGACGGCCTTGAGCGGCGCCGACAGGTCCTCCACGGTGACGTCACAGTGGCAGCCTCTCTCGTCGAAGGAGTCCTCTGCCGCGGTGCCGGCGTCCACTGGGGACACACATCATCGGAATCAAACCCGCAACCCGTCTAACGGCGAGAAGTGACAACCTGCGGGACGCGGCCTCACCGTCCGGGACCGCGGTGCGGGTCTGGCTCTTCAGCCTCAGCGACGGCCTGAACCGGGTCCGGTCGTTGAAGCTCCAGCTCTTCTGCACTTTGGCCGGGCTGCCGCCCGTCAGCTCAGCGCCGCCCGCAGCCTCGCTGCCGGGAGACGAGCGCTGCCGGTCGGTGACGGACGTCTGACGGCTCTTCATGCTCTGACCGCGGGGGCTCGCCATCCGGACACGCTCCTTGAAACTCAACTTCTGgctacagggggggggggggggggggagggagagggagagggagagggagagggagagagagggagagggagggagagggagagagggagagggagggagagagggagagggagagggagagggagggagagggagagagagggagagagggagagggagagagggagggagagagggagagagagggagagggagaggaggagggtcagagagagggagagggagagggagagggagagggggagggagagggagagggggcgAGAGtgagagcgagtgagagagagagagagagagagagagagagggagagagagggagagagggagagagagagagagggagagggggagagggggacggagagagggagggagagggagggagagggagagggagagagggagagagagggagagggagagagagagtgtgagggagagggagagggagggagagagggggagggagcgagcgagagagggagagggagagggagagagagagagagggagagggagagggggagagagggagagggagaggaggaggggcagagagagggagagggagagggagggagggagagagggagagagggagagggagagggagagggagagagagagagagagagagagggagagagagggagagagagagagggagagggagggagagagggagaggaggaggggcagagagagggagagggagggagagggagagggagagagagagagagagagggggagagagagggagagggagagagggagagagggagagggagagggggagagggggacggagagagggagggagagggagggagagggagagggaggaagagagagggagagggagagagggagagagagggagagagggagggagagagggagggagagggagagagggagagggagagggagggagagggagagggagagggagagagagggagagagagagagagagagggagagggagagggagagagggagagggagatggagatggagatggagagggagagggagagagggcgagggagggagagggagatggagagggagagagagagggagagagggagagggagagggagggagagggagagggagagggagagggagagagagagagggagagagggagagggagggagagagggagagggagagggagagggagagggagagagagagggagagggggagagagagagagagggagagggagagggagagggagagggggagagagagagggagagagggagagggagggagagggagagagagagggagagggagaggaggaggggcagagagagggagagggagagagagagggagagagggagagggagggagagagggagagggagagggagagggagagagagggagagagggggagggagaggatgaggggcagagagagggagagggagagggagagagagagagggagagggagagggagagagagggagagggagagagggagagagggagagagggagagggggagagggggagagggggagagggggacggagagagggagggagagggagggagagggagagggagggagagagggagagagagggagaggatgaggggcagagagagggagagagagagggagaggggagagagagggagagggagagagagagggagagggggagagagggagagggggagggagagagggagagagaggaggaggggcagagagagggagagggagagggagagggagagggagagagggagagggagagggag from Cyclopterus lumpus isolate fCycLum1 chromosome 15, fCycLum1.pri, whole genome shotgun sequence carries:
- the kcnq5a gene encoding potassium voltage-gated channel subfamily KQT member 5, with amino-acid sequence MPRSHTGEESGGAGLWLKTSTGRRADDHAPKDVESGRRAMNNAARAGDGLLSPGAAGAPAAERKQGARLSLLGKPLIYSAQSGRRNASYRRLQNYLYNVLERPREWAFVYHAFVFILVFGCLVLSVFSTIPAHQEFSGHCLLILEFVMIVVFGLEYIIRIWSAGCCCRYRGWQGRLRFARKPFCVIDIIVLIASVAVVSAGSQGNIFATSALRSLRFLQILRMVRMDRRGGTWKLLGSVVYAHSKELVTAWYIGFLVLIFSSFLVYLVEKEFNKDFATYADALWWGTITLTTIGYGDKTPQTWTGRLLSAGFALLGISFFALPAGILGSGFALKVQEQHRQKHFEKRRNPAASLIQCVWRSYAADENSVSIATWKPHLKALHTCSPAKKEPGESTYSQKLSFKERVRMASPRGQSMKSRQTSVTDRQRSSPGSEAAGGAELTGGSPAKVQKSWSFNDRTRFRPSLRLKSQTRTAVPDVDAGTAAEDSFDERGCHCDVTVEDLSAPLKAVIRAVRIMKFHVAKKKFKETLRPYDVKDVIEQYSAGHLDMLCRIKSLQTRLDSVVGPPPRSFSSRSKTVSSPSLHLYYSQARRNQHAPGVDQILGKGQIPVDKKMRDKLHPDGDSLEGVSMLGRVCKVERQVTSIESKLDSLLDVYRQVLQKGPAALTLSSLPLFELDHHQQHRHSDYQTSVTGRDPPSPQGGEPAGDGGIRRSLSANHRGLRLILAPADDCVPDSAPPSYPPSTASHSPSPLLPPESPYPTLVTPNGTSKRAQFPDLPLPSTDGGFTLRLPPAVHPSHLRCSAEPVPGDVKDEGSPGPSVVAGSGLDADQEGDGEAGPAQRGAPLQEKTGLLPEGVWRRHMSLEVNPLLLLSSSPDETPSDWGGGLGKALSVHSLSPPSTNHGDLSNWDGTELFISECQLEPEGEHFNFLSPGPDGGPSDLLHTAGESGPHPKANAEFLSQAPHIQLA